A window from Callithrix jacchus isolate 240 chromosome 17, calJac240_pri, whole genome shotgun sequence encodes these proteins:
- the TNK2 gene encoding activated CDC42 kinase 1 isoform X47: MPAARRFPGLELSFPLLARLRRRLYTRLGGGSMQPEEGTGWLLELLSEVQLQQYFLRLRDDLNVTRLSHFEYVKNEDLEKIGMGRPGQRRLWEAVKRRKALCKRKSWMSKVFSGKRPEAEFPPQHSQSTFRKTSPIPGVPAGEGPLQSLTCLIGEKDLRLLEKLGDGSFGVVRRGEWDAPSGKTVSVAVKCLKPDVLSQPEAMDDFIREVNAMHSLDHRNLIRLYGVVLIPPMKMVTELAPLGSLLDRLRKHQGHFLLGTLSRYAVQVAEGMGYLESKRFIHRDLAARNLLLATRDLVKIGDFGLMRALPQNDDHYVMQEHRKVPFAWCAPESLKTRTFSHASDTWMFGVTLWEMFTYGQEPWIGLNGSQILHKIDKEGERLPRPEDCPQDIYNVMVQCWAHKPEDRPTFVALRDFLLEAHPTDMRALQDFEEPDKLHIQMNDVITVIEGRAENYWWRGQNTRTLCVGPFPRNVVTSVAGLSAQDISQPLQNSFIHTGHGDSDPRHCWGFPDRIDELYLGNPMDPPDLLSVELSTSRPTQHLGRVKKPTYDPVSEDQDPLSSDFKRLGLRKSGLPRGLWLAKPSARVPGTKAGRGSGAEVTLIDFGEEPVVPALRPYTPSLAQLAMDACSLLDKTPPQSPTRALPRPLHPTPVVDWDARPLPPPPAYDDVAQDEDDFEARLPPPLEDNLFLLPQGGGKPPSSAQTEEIFQALQQECMRQLQVPAGSTAPSPSPGGDDKPQVPPRVPIPPRPTRPHLDLSPASSGEEETGRWPGPASPPRVPPREPLSPPGSRTPSPLVPPGSSPLPPRLSSSPGKTMPTTQSFASDPKYATPQVIQAPGPRASPCILPIVRDGKKVSSTHYYLLPERPSYLERYQRFLREAQSPEEPAPLPVPLLLPPPSTPAPAAPTATVRPMPQAALDPKANFSTNNSNPGARPPAPRATARPPQRGCAGDGPEAGRLADKVQMATVHGVTTEECQAALQSHGWSVQRAAQYLKVEQLFGLGLRPRGECHKVLEMFDWNLEQAGCHLLGSWGPAHHKR, translated from the exons AGGCTCGGAGGCGGCAGCATGCAGCCAGAGGAGGGCACAGGCTGGCTGCTGGAGCTGCTGTCCGAGGTGCAGCTGCAACAGTACTTCCTGCGGCTCCGAGACGACCTCAACGTCACCCGGCTGTCCCACTTTGAGTATGTCAAGAATGAGGACCTGGAGAAGATTGGCATGGGCCGGCCTG GCCAGCGGCGGCTGTGGGAGGccgtgaagaggaggaaggcctTATGCAAACGGAAGTCGTGGATGAGCAAG GTGTTCAGTGGAAAGCGACCAGAGGCTGAGTTCCCCCCTCAACACTCTCAGAGCACCTTCCGGAAGACCTCGCCCATCCCTGGGGTCCCAGCAGGGGAGGGGCCCCTGCAGAGCCTCACCTGCCTCATTGGGGAGAAGGACCTGCGCCTCCTGGAGAAGCTGGGCGATGGCTCTTTTGGCGTTGTGCGCAGAGGCGAGTGGGACGCGCCCTCAGGGAAGACG GTGAGTGTGGCTGTGAAGTGCCTGAAGCCCGATGTGCTGAGCCAGCCAGAAGCCATGGACGACTTCATCCGGGAGGTCAACGCCATGCACTCGCTGGACCACCGAAACCTCATTCGCCTCTATGGGGTGGTGCTCATACCACCCATGAAGATG GTGACAGAGCTGGCACCTCTGGGATCGCTGTTGGACCGGCTACGTAAGCACCAGGGCCACTTCCTCCTGGGGACTCTGAGCCGCTACGCTGTGCAGGTGGCTGAGGGCATGGGCTACCTGGAGTCCAAGCGCTTTATTCACCGTGACCTGGCTGCCCGCAATCTGCTGTTGGCTACCCGCGACCTGGTCAAGATCGGGGACTTTGGGCTGATGCGAGCGCTGCCCCAGAATGACGACCATTACGTCATGCAGGAACATCGCAAGGTGCCCTTCGCCTG GTGTGCCCCTGAGAGCCTGAAGACACGTACCTTCTCCCATGCCAGCGACACCTGGATGTTCGGGGTGACACTGTGGGAGATGTTCACCTACGGCCAGGAGCCCTGGATCGGCCTCAATGGCAGTCAG ATCCTGCATAAGATTGACAAGGAGGGGGAGCGGCTGCCTCGGCCCGAGGACTGCCCCCAGGACATCTACAATGTCATGGTCCAGTGCTGGGCTCACAAGCCAGAGGACAGACCTACGTTTGTGGCTCTGCGGGACTTCCTGCTGGAG GCCCATCCCACTGACATGCGGGCCCTTCAGGACTTTGAGGAGCCGGACAAGCTGCACATCCAGATGAATGACGTCATCACTGTCATCGAGGGAAG GGCCGAGAACTACTGGTGGCGTGGTCAGAACACGCGGACGCTGTGTGTGGGGCCTTTCCCTCGCAACGTGGTGACCTCCGTGGCTGGCCTGTCCGCCCAGGACATCAGCCAACCCCTGCAGAACAGCTTCATCCACACGGGGCATGGTGACAGCGACCCCCGCCACTGCTGGGGCTTCCCAGACAGGATCGATGA GCTGTATCTGGGAAACCCCATGGACCCCCCGGACCTGCTGAGCGTGGAACTGAGCACCTCCCGGCCCACCCAGCATCTAGGAAGGGTGAAAA AACCAACCTATGACCCTGTGAGCGAGGACCAAGACCCCCTGTCCAGTGACTTCAAGAGGCTGGGCCTTCGGAAGTCAGGCCTGCCCCGAGGGCTGTGGCTGGCAAAGCCCTCAGCGAGGGTGCCAGGCACCAAGGCCGGCCGAGGCAGCGGGGCTGAGGTCACGCTCATCGACTTCGGTGAGGAGCCCGTGGTCCCGGCCCTGCGGCCCTACACACCCTCCCTGGCGCAGCTGGCCATGGATGCCTGCTCTTTGCTAGACAAGACCCCGCCTCAGAGCCCCACGAGGGCGCTGCCCCGGCCCCTGCATCCCACGCCTGTGGTGGACTGGGACGCACGCCCGCTGCCACCCCCGCCTGCTTATGACGATGTGGCCCAGGATGAGGATGACTTTGAG GCACGGCTGCCCCCTCCCCTGGAGGACAACCTGTTCCTCCTGCCCCAGGGTGGGGGCAAGCCGCCCAGCTCTGCGCAGACCGAGGAGATCTTCCAGGCTCTGCAGCAGGAGTGCATGCGGCAGCTGCAGGTTCCGGCCGGATCCAcggccccctcccccagcccggGGGGTGACGACAAGCCCCAGGTGCCCCCTAGGGTGCCCATCCCCCCTCGGCCAACGCGCCCGCACCTCGACTTGTCTCCAGCCTCCTCAGGCGAGGAGGAGACCGGCCGGTGGCCTGGACCTGCCTCCCCTCCCCGAGTGCCTCCCCGGGAGCCCCTGTCCCCTCCAGGCTCGAGGACACCCAGCCCCCTGGTACCACCTGGCAGCTCCCCACTGCCGCCCCGGCTCTCAAGCTCACCCGGGAAGACCATGCCTACCACCCAAAGCTTCGCCTCAGACCCCAAGTACGCCACCCCTCAGGTGATCCAGGCGCCTGGCCCACGGGCCAGTCCCTGCATCCTGCCCATCGTCCGGGATGGCAAGAAGGTCAGCAGCACCCACTATTACTTGCTGCCTGAGCGCCCGTCCTACCTGGAGCGCTACCAGCGCTTCCTGCGTGAGGCCCAGAGCCCCGAGGAGCCAGCCCCCCTGCCTGTGCCCCTGCTGCTGCCCCCACCCAGcaccccagcccctgctgccccCACGGCCACCGTTCGGCCGATGCCCCAGGCTGCCTTGGACCCCAAAGCCAACTTCTCCACCAACAACAGCAACCCAGGGGCCCGGCCACCAGCCCCGAGGGCCACTGCTCGGCCGCCACAGCGGGGCTGCGCTGGGGATGGGCCAGAGGCGGGCCGGCTGGCAGACAAGGTCCAGATG GCCACGGTGCATGGGGTGACCACAGAGGAGTGCCAGGCGGCCCTGCAGAGCCACGGCTGGAGCGTGCAGAGGGCTGCCCAGTATCTGAAG GTGGAGCAGCTCTTCGGGCTGGGTCTGCGGCCCAGAGGGGAGTGCCACAAAGTGCTGGAGATGTTCGACTGGAACCTCGAGCAGGCCGGTTGCCACCTTCTGGGCTCCTGGGGCCCTGCCCACCACAA gcgcTGA
- the TNK2 gene encoding activated CDC42 kinase 1 isoform X46, protein MPAARRFPGLELSFPLLARLRRRLYTRLGGGSMQPEEGTGWLLELLSEVQLQQYFLRLRDDLNVTRLSHFEYVKNEDLEKIGMGRPGQRRLWEAVKRRKALCKRKSWMSKVFSGKRPEAEFPPQHSQSTFRKTSPIPGVPAGEGPLQSLTCLIGEKDLRLLEKLGDGSFGVVRRGEWDAPSGKTVSVAVKCLKPDVLSQPEAMDDFIREVNAMHSLDHRNLIRLYGVVLIPPMKMVTELAPLGSLLDRLRKHQGHFLLGTLSRYAVQVAEGMGYLESKRFIHRDLAARNLLLATRDLVKIGDFGLMRALPQNDDHYVMQEHRKVPFAWCAPESLKTRTFSHASDTWMFGVTLWEMFTYGQEPWIGLNGSQILHKIDKEGERLPRPEDCPQDIYNVMVQCWAHKPEDRPTFVALRDFLLEAHPTDMRALQDFEEPDKLHIQMNDVITVIEGRAENYWWRGQNTRTLCVGPFPRNVVTSVAGLSAQDISQPLQNSFIHTGHGDSDPRHCWGFPDRIDELYLGNPMDPPDLLSVELSTSRPTQHLGRVKKPTYDPVSEDQDPLSSDFKRLGLRKSGLPRGLWLAKPSARVPGTKAGRGSGAEVTLIDFGEEPVVPALRPYTPSLAQLAMDACSLLDKTPPQSPTRALPRPLHPTPVVDWDARPLPPPPAYDDVAQDEDDFEVCSINSSLVGTGVPAGPSQGETNYAFVPEQARLPPPLEDNLFLLPQGGGKPPSSAQTEEIFQALQQECMRQLQVPAGSTAPSPSPGGDDKPQVPPRVPIPPRPTRPHLDLSPASSGEEETGRWPGPASPPRVPPREPLSPPGSRTPSPLVPPGSSPLPPRLSSSPGKTMPTTQSFASDPKYATPQVIQAPGPRASPCILPIVRDGKKVSSTHYYLLPERPSYLERYQRFLREAQSPEEPAPLPVPLLLPPPSTPAPAAPTATVRPMPQAALDPKANFSTNNSNPGARPPAPRATARPPQRGCAGDGPEAGRLADKVQMVEQLFGLGLRPRGECHKVLEMFDWNLEQAGCHLLGSWGPAHHKR, encoded by the exons AGGCTCGGAGGCGGCAGCATGCAGCCAGAGGAGGGCACAGGCTGGCTGCTGGAGCTGCTGTCCGAGGTGCAGCTGCAACAGTACTTCCTGCGGCTCCGAGACGACCTCAACGTCACCCGGCTGTCCCACTTTGAGTATGTCAAGAATGAGGACCTGGAGAAGATTGGCATGGGCCGGCCTG GCCAGCGGCGGCTGTGGGAGGccgtgaagaggaggaaggcctTATGCAAACGGAAGTCGTGGATGAGCAAG GTGTTCAGTGGAAAGCGACCAGAGGCTGAGTTCCCCCCTCAACACTCTCAGAGCACCTTCCGGAAGACCTCGCCCATCCCTGGGGTCCCAGCAGGGGAGGGGCCCCTGCAGAGCCTCACCTGCCTCATTGGGGAGAAGGACCTGCGCCTCCTGGAGAAGCTGGGCGATGGCTCTTTTGGCGTTGTGCGCAGAGGCGAGTGGGACGCGCCCTCAGGGAAGACG GTGAGTGTGGCTGTGAAGTGCCTGAAGCCCGATGTGCTGAGCCAGCCAGAAGCCATGGACGACTTCATCCGGGAGGTCAACGCCATGCACTCGCTGGACCACCGAAACCTCATTCGCCTCTATGGGGTGGTGCTCATACCACCCATGAAGATG GTGACAGAGCTGGCACCTCTGGGATCGCTGTTGGACCGGCTACGTAAGCACCAGGGCCACTTCCTCCTGGGGACTCTGAGCCGCTACGCTGTGCAGGTGGCTGAGGGCATGGGCTACCTGGAGTCCAAGCGCTTTATTCACCGTGACCTGGCTGCCCGCAATCTGCTGTTGGCTACCCGCGACCTGGTCAAGATCGGGGACTTTGGGCTGATGCGAGCGCTGCCCCAGAATGACGACCATTACGTCATGCAGGAACATCGCAAGGTGCCCTTCGCCTG GTGTGCCCCTGAGAGCCTGAAGACACGTACCTTCTCCCATGCCAGCGACACCTGGATGTTCGGGGTGACACTGTGGGAGATGTTCACCTACGGCCAGGAGCCCTGGATCGGCCTCAATGGCAGTCAG ATCCTGCATAAGATTGACAAGGAGGGGGAGCGGCTGCCTCGGCCCGAGGACTGCCCCCAGGACATCTACAATGTCATGGTCCAGTGCTGGGCTCACAAGCCAGAGGACAGACCTACGTTTGTGGCTCTGCGGGACTTCCTGCTGGAG GCCCATCCCACTGACATGCGGGCCCTTCAGGACTTTGAGGAGCCGGACAAGCTGCACATCCAGATGAATGACGTCATCACTGTCATCGAGGGAAG GGCCGAGAACTACTGGTGGCGTGGTCAGAACACGCGGACGCTGTGTGTGGGGCCTTTCCCTCGCAACGTGGTGACCTCCGTGGCTGGCCTGTCCGCCCAGGACATCAGCCAACCCCTGCAGAACAGCTTCATCCACACGGGGCATGGTGACAGCGACCCCCGCCACTGCTGGGGCTTCCCAGACAGGATCGATGA GCTGTATCTGGGAAACCCCATGGACCCCCCGGACCTGCTGAGCGTGGAACTGAGCACCTCCCGGCCCACCCAGCATCTAGGAAGGGTGAAAA AACCAACCTATGACCCTGTGAGCGAGGACCAAGACCCCCTGTCCAGTGACTTCAAGAGGCTGGGCCTTCGGAAGTCAGGCCTGCCCCGAGGGCTGTGGCTGGCAAAGCCCTCAGCGAGGGTGCCAGGCACCAAGGCCGGCCGAGGCAGCGGGGCTGAGGTCACGCTCATCGACTTCGGTGAGGAGCCCGTGGTCCCGGCCCTGCGGCCCTACACACCCTCCCTGGCGCAGCTGGCCATGGATGCCTGCTCTTTGCTAGACAAGACCCCGCCTCAGAGCCCCACGAGGGCGCTGCCCCGGCCCCTGCATCCCACGCCTGTGGTGGACTGGGACGCACGCCCGCTGCCACCCCCGCCTGCTTATGACGATGTGGCCCAGGATGAGGATGACTTTGAGGTCTGCTCCATCAACAGCAGCCTGGTGGGCACAGGGGTCCCTGCTGGACCCAGCCAGGGCGAGACCAACTACGCCTTTGTGCCTGAACAGGCACGGCTGCCCCCTCCCCTGGAGGACAACCTGTTCCTCCTGCCCCAGGGTGGGGGCAAGCCGCCCAGCTCTGCGCAGACCGAGGAGATCTTCCAGGCTCTGCAGCAGGAGTGCATGCGGCAGCTGCAGGTTCCGGCCGGATCCAcggccccctcccccagcccggGGGGTGACGACAAGCCCCAGGTGCCCCCTAGGGTGCCCATCCCCCCTCGGCCAACGCGCCCGCACCTCGACTTGTCTCCAGCCTCCTCAGGCGAGGAGGAGACCGGCCGGTGGCCTGGACCTGCCTCCCCTCCCCGAGTGCCTCCCCGGGAGCCCCTGTCCCCTCCAGGCTCGAGGACACCCAGCCCCCTGGTACCACCTGGCAGCTCCCCACTGCCGCCCCGGCTCTCAAGCTCACCCGGGAAGACCATGCCTACCACCCAAAGCTTCGCCTCAGACCCCAAGTACGCCACCCCTCAGGTGATCCAGGCGCCTGGCCCACGGGCCAGTCCCTGCATCCTGCCCATCGTCCGGGATGGCAAGAAGGTCAGCAGCACCCACTATTACTTGCTGCCTGAGCGCCCGTCCTACCTGGAGCGCTACCAGCGCTTCCTGCGTGAGGCCCAGAGCCCCGAGGAGCCAGCCCCCCTGCCTGTGCCCCTGCTGCTGCCCCCACCCAGcaccccagcccctgctgccccCACGGCCACCGTTCGGCCGATGCCCCAGGCTGCCTTGGACCCCAAAGCCAACTTCTCCACCAACAACAGCAACCCAGGGGCCCGGCCACCAGCCCCGAGGGCCACTGCTCGGCCGCCACAGCGGGGCTGCGCTGGGGATGGGCCAGAGGCGGGCCGGCTGGCAGACAAGGTCCAGATG GTGGAGCAGCTCTTCGGGCTGGGTCTGCGGCCCAGAGGGGAGTGCCACAAAGTGCTGGAGATGTTCGACTGGAACCTCGAGCAGGCCGGTTGCCACCTTCTGGGCTCCTGGGGCCCTGCCCACCACAA gcgcTGA
- the TNK2 gene encoding activated CDC42 kinase 1 isoform X18 — MGERAAYQRLAGGEEGSQRLGGGSMQPEEGTGWLLELLSEVQLQQYFLRLRDDLNVTRLSHFEYVKNEDLEKIGMGRPGQRRLWEAVKRRKALCKRKSWMSKVFSGKRPEAEFPPQHSQSTFRKTSPIPGVPAGEGPLQSLTCLIGEKDLRLLEKLGDGSFGVVRRGEWDAPSGKTVSVAVKCLKPDVLSQPEAMDDFIREVNAMHSLDHRNLIRLYGVVLIPPMKMVTELAPLGSLLDRLRKHQGHFLLGTLSRYAVQVAEGMGYLESKRFIHRDLAARNLLLATRDLVKIGDFGLMRALPQNDDHYVMQEHRKVPFAWCAPESLKTRTFSHASDTWMFGVTLWEMFTYGQEPWIGLNGSQILHKIDKEGERLPRPEDCPQDIYNVMVQCWAHKPEDRPTFVALRDFLLEAHPTDMRALQDFEEPDKLHIQMNDVITVIEGRAENYWWRGQNTRTLCVGPFPRNVVTSVAGLSAQDISQPLQNSFIHTGHGDSDPRHCWGFPDRIDELYLGNPMDPPDLLSVELSTSRPTQHLGRVKREPPPRPPQPAFFTQSKWGCSRCLGPRPRPLSLSPLLEEPTYDPVSEDQDPLSSDFKRLGLRKSGLPRGLWLAKPSARVPGTKAGRGSGAEVTLIDFGEEPVVPALRPYTPSLAQLAMDACSLLDKTPPQSPTRALPRPLHPTPVVDWDARPLPPPPAYDDVAQDEDDFEARLPPPLEDNLFLLPQGGGKPPSSAQTEEIFQALQQECMRQLQVPAGSTAPSPSPGGDDKPQVPPRVPIPPRPTRPHLDLSPASSGEEETGRWPGPASPPRVPPREPLSPPGSRTPSPLVPPGSSPLPPRLSSSPGKTMPTTQSFASDPKYATPQVIQAPGPRASPCILPIVRDGKKVSSTHYYLLPERPSYLERYQRFLREAQSPEEPAPLPVPLLLPPPSTPAPAAPTATVRPMPQAALDPKANFSTNNSNPGARPPAPRATARPPQRGCAGDGPEAGRLADKVQMATVHGVTTEECQAALQSHGWSVQRAAQYLKVEQLFGLGLRPRGECHKVLEMFDWNLEQAGCHLLGSWGPAHHKR, encoded by the exons AGGCTCGGAGGCGGCAGCATGCAGCCAGAGGAGGGCACAGGCTGGCTGCTGGAGCTGCTGTCCGAGGTGCAGCTGCAACAGTACTTCCTGCGGCTCCGAGACGACCTCAACGTCACCCGGCTGTCCCACTTTGAGTATGTCAAGAATGAGGACCTGGAGAAGATTGGCATGGGCCGGCCTG GCCAGCGGCGGCTGTGGGAGGccgtgaagaggaggaaggcctTATGCAAACGGAAGTCGTGGATGAGCAAG GTGTTCAGTGGAAAGCGACCAGAGGCTGAGTTCCCCCCTCAACACTCTCAGAGCACCTTCCGGAAGACCTCGCCCATCCCTGGGGTCCCAGCAGGGGAGGGGCCCCTGCAGAGCCTCACCTGCCTCATTGGGGAGAAGGACCTGCGCCTCCTGGAGAAGCTGGGCGATGGCTCTTTTGGCGTTGTGCGCAGAGGCGAGTGGGACGCGCCCTCAGGGAAGACG GTGAGTGTGGCTGTGAAGTGCCTGAAGCCCGATGTGCTGAGCCAGCCAGAAGCCATGGACGACTTCATCCGGGAGGTCAACGCCATGCACTCGCTGGACCACCGAAACCTCATTCGCCTCTATGGGGTGGTGCTCATACCACCCATGAAGATG GTGACAGAGCTGGCACCTCTGGGATCGCTGTTGGACCGGCTACGTAAGCACCAGGGCCACTTCCTCCTGGGGACTCTGAGCCGCTACGCTGTGCAGGTGGCTGAGGGCATGGGCTACCTGGAGTCCAAGCGCTTTATTCACCGTGACCTGGCTGCCCGCAATCTGCTGTTGGCTACCCGCGACCTGGTCAAGATCGGGGACTTTGGGCTGATGCGAGCGCTGCCCCAGAATGACGACCATTACGTCATGCAGGAACATCGCAAGGTGCCCTTCGCCTG GTGTGCCCCTGAGAGCCTGAAGACACGTACCTTCTCCCATGCCAGCGACACCTGGATGTTCGGGGTGACACTGTGGGAGATGTTCACCTACGGCCAGGAGCCCTGGATCGGCCTCAATGGCAGTCAG ATCCTGCATAAGATTGACAAGGAGGGGGAGCGGCTGCCTCGGCCCGAGGACTGCCCCCAGGACATCTACAATGTCATGGTCCAGTGCTGGGCTCACAAGCCAGAGGACAGACCTACGTTTGTGGCTCTGCGGGACTTCCTGCTGGAG GCCCATCCCACTGACATGCGGGCCCTTCAGGACTTTGAGGAGCCGGACAAGCTGCACATCCAGATGAATGACGTCATCACTGTCATCGAGGGAAG GGCCGAGAACTACTGGTGGCGTGGTCAGAACACGCGGACGCTGTGTGTGGGGCCTTTCCCTCGCAACGTGGTGACCTCCGTGGCTGGCCTGTCCGCCCAGGACATCAGCCAACCCCTGCAGAACAGCTTCATCCACACGGGGCATGGTGACAGCGACCCCCGCCACTGCTGGGGCTTCCCAGACAGGATCGATGA GCTGTATCTGGGAAACCCCATGGACCCCCCGGACCTGCTGAGCGTGGAACTGAGCACCTCCCGGCCCACCCAGCATCTAGGAAGGGTGAAAA GGGAGCCTCCAcctcgcccacctcagcctgccttCTTCACTCAGAGTAAGTGGGGCTGCTCCCGATGCCTtggcccccgcccccgccccctctCTCTCAGTCCTCTCCTGGAAG AACCAACCTATGACCCTGTGAGCGAGGACCAAGACCCCCTGTCCAGTGACTTCAAGAGGCTGGGCCTTCGGAAGTCAGGCCTGCCCCGAGGGCTGTGGCTGGCAAAGCCCTCAGCGAGGGTGCCAGGCACCAAGGCCGGCCGAGGCAGCGGGGCTGAGGTCACGCTCATCGACTTCGGTGAGGAGCCCGTGGTCCCGGCCCTGCGGCCCTACACACCCTCCCTGGCGCAGCTGGCCATGGATGCCTGCTCTTTGCTAGACAAGACCCCGCCTCAGAGCCCCACGAGGGCGCTGCCCCGGCCCCTGCATCCCACGCCTGTGGTGGACTGGGACGCACGCCCGCTGCCACCCCCGCCTGCTTATGACGATGTGGCCCAGGATGAGGATGACTTTGAG GCACGGCTGCCCCCTCCCCTGGAGGACAACCTGTTCCTCCTGCCCCAGGGTGGGGGCAAGCCGCCCAGCTCTGCGCAGACCGAGGAGATCTTCCAGGCTCTGCAGCAGGAGTGCATGCGGCAGCTGCAGGTTCCGGCCGGATCCAcggccccctcccccagcccggGGGGTGACGACAAGCCCCAGGTGCCCCCTAGGGTGCCCATCCCCCCTCGGCCAACGCGCCCGCACCTCGACTTGTCTCCAGCCTCCTCAGGCGAGGAGGAGACCGGCCGGTGGCCTGGACCTGCCTCCCCTCCCCGAGTGCCTCCCCGGGAGCCCCTGTCCCCTCCAGGCTCGAGGACACCCAGCCCCCTGGTACCACCTGGCAGCTCCCCACTGCCGCCCCGGCTCTCAAGCTCACCCGGGAAGACCATGCCTACCACCCAAAGCTTCGCCTCAGACCCCAAGTACGCCACCCCTCAGGTGATCCAGGCGCCTGGCCCACGGGCCAGTCCCTGCATCCTGCCCATCGTCCGGGATGGCAAGAAGGTCAGCAGCACCCACTATTACTTGCTGCCTGAGCGCCCGTCCTACCTGGAGCGCTACCAGCGCTTCCTGCGTGAGGCCCAGAGCCCCGAGGAGCCAGCCCCCCTGCCTGTGCCCCTGCTGCTGCCCCCACCCAGcaccccagcccctgctgccccCACGGCCACCGTTCGGCCGATGCCCCAGGCTGCCTTGGACCCCAAAGCCAACTTCTCCACCAACAACAGCAACCCAGGGGCCCGGCCACCAGCCCCGAGGGCCACTGCTCGGCCGCCACAGCGGGGCTGCGCTGGGGATGGGCCAGAGGCGGGCCGGCTGGCAGACAAGGTCCAGATG GCCACGGTGCATGGGGTGACCACAGAGGAGTGCCAGGCGGCCCTGCAGAGCCACGGCTGGAGCGTGCAGAGGGCTGCCCAGTATCTGAAG GTGGAGCAGCTCTTCGGGCTGGGTCTGCGGCCCAGAGGGGAGTGCCACAAAGTGCTGGAGATGTTCGACTGGAACCTCGAGCAGGCCGGTTGCCACCTTCTGGGCTCCTGGGGCCCTGCCCACCACAA gcgcTGA